CGTTCTTCGGCGCGGCGCCAGCGATCACGGCGGTCTTCATCATCGTTGCGGCGACTGAAGCTGTCTCGATGGTTCTCGTACATAGTGGGTCCTCTCGATTTGAAAGCCGCGACCGCGGTTCCCGAGCCTCGCGTGCGCTTCCTTCTGGAGAACACGGCTGGCCGGACCTCCGTTCCGCGTTTCGTCGCAACCGGCGACCGCATGGAACGGGCTGATTTCAGGCAAACATTTCTGCCTCGTGTCCCGCCTATCGACAGGCGACATCGCCTTCCCCATCTTCTTTGCGTGAGCGTCCAAACCGCCCTGCCGCCCGAGATCGCCGCCTGGTTCGAGGGCCGCGGCTGGCGCGTGCGGCGGCATCAGAGCGAAATGCTCGAAGCCTCCGATGCCGGGCAGCATGCCCTGCTCGTGGCGGATACCGGCGCGGGCAAGACACTTGCCGGGTTTCTGCCCACGCTCGCCGATTTCGCGCCCTCGCGCCTGGCAGATGCGCCCGTGCCGGACGGCCTGCACACACTCTACGTCTCGCCGCTCAAGGCCCTCGCGCATGACGTGCAGCGCAACCTCATGGCGCCGATCGAGGAAATCGGCCTGCCGATCCGCGTCGAGACGCGCAGCGGCGATACCCCGTCCGACCGCAAGGCCCGCCAGCGCGCACGGCCGCCGCATGTGCTGCTGACCACGCCTGAATCGCTGTCGTTGCTGCTGTCCTATCCCGAGGCCGGGCAGCTCTTTTCGACGCTGAAGCGCGTGGTGATCGACGAGGTCCACGCCTTCGCGACGGGCAAACGCGGCGACCTGCTGGCGCTGTGCCTCGCGCGGCTCCAGACGATCGCGCCCGACATGCGCCGCGCGGCGCTGTCTGCAACTGTCGCGGACCCCGACGAGTACCGCGCCTGGCTCGCGCCCTGGGGCGAAATCGACCTTGTGACGCAGGTCGAGGGTGAACCTGGAGCCGAGCCGGAGGTTTCGATCCTGCTCCCGCTGGAAGAGCGCGTGCCCTGGAGCGGCCATGCTGCCGCCTGGGCCATCCCGCAGCTCTACGAGCAGATCAAGGCGCACCGGACGACCTTGGTCTTCACCAACACGCGCTTCCTCGCCGAGTACCTGTTCCAGCTTCTCTGGGACGCCAACGAGGACAAGCTGCCGGTCGGCATCCACCACGGCTCGCTGTCCAAGGAGGCGCGGCGCAAGGTGGAAGGCGCGATGGCGCGTGGCGAGCTCCGCGCGCTGGTCTGTACGGCAAGCCTCGATCTCGGCGTCGACTGGGGCGACATCGACCTCGTCGTGCAGATGGGCGCGCCGAAGGGCTCGTCGCGCCTGCTGCAGCGGATCGGGCGCGCCAACCACCGGCTCGACCAGCCGAGCAAGGCGCTGCTGGTGCCGGGCAACCGCTTCGAATTCCTCGAGGCCATGGCCGCCGCCGATGCGGTCCATGAAGGCCAGCGCGATGGCGAGGACTTCCGGCCCGGCGGGCTCGACGTACTGGCGCAGCACGTCATGGGCTGCGCCTGCGCCGGGCCGTTCCGCGAGGACGAGCTACTCGCCGAGATACGCAGCTCGCTGGCCTATGCCTGGGTCGATGCGGAACGTTTCGCGCGCGTGCTCGATTTCGTCGCCACCGGCGGCTACGCGCTGCGCGCCTACGACCGTTTCCGCCGCATCGTCCGCGACAAGGATGGCGTCTGGCGACTGACGCACCCCGAGCGGGCGCATCGCCACCGGATGAACGCGGGGATCATCGTCGATGCCGAGATGCTCGACGTGCGCTTCAAGAACGGCAAGTCGCTTGGCCGGGTAGAGGAGAACTTCGGTGCCAGCCTGAAGCCCGGCGACACCTTCCGATTCGCCGGCATGGACCTCGAGGTCGAGGCGATCCGCGATCTCGAGCTGATCGTGCGGGCAGCGAAGAAATCGGCGACGATCCCGAGCTACATGGGTGCGCGGATGCCGCTGACCACGCATATGGGCGAGCGCGTGCGCGCGATGCTCGCCGACCGCGCCGGCTGGGGCCGCTTTCCCGACGACGTGCGCGAATGGTTGGAAGTCCAGGACTGGCGCTCCCACCTGCCCGCGCCGGGGCGGCTGCTGGTCGAGAGCTTCCCGCACCAGAAGCTCGAATACACGACCTACTATACCTTCGAGGGCTGGAACGCGAACCAGTCGCTCGGCATGCTGATCACGCGGCGGATGGAGGATCGCGGGCTGGGGCCGCTGGGCTTCGTCGCCAACGACTATGCGCTGGCGGTCTGGGGGCTGAAACCGGTCGACGATCCTGCAGCCCTGCTCTCGCCCGATATCCTGACCCACGAATTCGTCGACTGGGTTCAACAAAGTTACCTGCTGCGCCGTGCCTTCCGCGAGGTTGCCGTGATCTCGGGCCTCGTCGAACGGCAGCACCCGGGCAAGAAGAAGACCGGGCGGCAGGTCACCTTCTCGACCGACCTGATCTACGACGTGCTGCGCAAGTACGAGCCCGACCACCTGTTGATCGAAGCCGCCTGGGCCGATGCGCGCGCACGGATGACCGACGTCGCGCGCGTCGCCGACGTGCTCGACCGCGCTGCGCGCGAGGTCGACCATGTCCGGCTCGAACGGATCAGCCCGCTATCGGTGCCGGTGCTATCGATGATCGGGCGCGAAAGCCTGCCTGCGGGCATGGCCGACGACATGCTGCTCGAGGAGGCAGAGGGCCTGGCCGCGGCGGCGATGCGGCCAGATCCGGTCGAAGAGGAACGCGAGGAAACCGGGTAGGGCCGCTATTCGGAGGGCTTACCGAATTCGGCGAATCGCTCATTACCGACAAAACCGAACTTGGTGACGCCGGAGCGCTTGATGTCGCGCGTAACGCGCGCGGCCAGATCGTAGCTCGCTTGTGCATCCGGTTGGTACTGGAGCTCGGGTTCGACCGGCCGCTGCCGCGATTGCATTAGCAATGTAGTAAGTTGCGTTTCACTGACGGCCCTACCGTTCCACATGATCTGGTCAGCAGCCGTTACCTCGAGCCGATTGACTACGGGATCGATGGGCCGATCGATTACAGGCGCACCGGCGCTGACGTTAAACTCGGTAGAGTTAGTCGCGACGGGTATTGTGATGATGAACATGATCAGGAGCACGAGCATCACGTCGATCAGCGGCGTCGTATTCATTTCCATCATCGGCTGGCCGCTTCCGGGCCGCGCGCTTGCAATCGTCATCGCCAACTCTCCTTTCGACAACACCTTCCCAAATTCTTTTCTCGAGTGAGACAGGTGTATCAGAGGCCCGAGTTCGCGAGAAGCGGATTAAAGGCAGCGCTACCGCGTCATTTGCGCGCACTGGACAAACGAAAAGGGGCGGATCGCTCCGCCCCTTCCATATCCGACCGGTAGCGTGGCGCTTACTTGGCGCCGGCCGCCTTGTCGAATTCCGAGAACTGCTCGTTGCCGACGAAGCCGAACTTGGTGACCTTTGAGCCCTTGATGATGTTGAGCACCTTGGCCGAGAGGTCGTAGCTGGCATCCTGGTCGGGCTGGAACTGCAGTTCCGGCTCGACCGGCATCGCGAGGGTAGCCTTGAGATCCCTGACGAGTTCGCTGCCGGTCTGCGGCGTCCCGTTCCACAGAATCAGCCCCTCGCGCGTCAGCGTGAGCTTGTTGATCGTCGGCTTGATCAGATTCGGCGGCGGCGGGGTGTTGTTTGGTACCGGCAGATCGATGTCGGTCGAGTGCGTCGCGACCGGAATGGTGATGATGAACATGATGAGGAGCACGAGCATGACGTCGATCAACGGCGTCGTGTTCATTTCCATCATCGGACTGCCATCGTCCTTGCCGCCTGACATTGCCATGGCAAATTACTCCTGAGTTACGTGCCGGCGCCGATTAGGCTTTCGGATCGACGGGATTCGAGATGAAGCCGACCGTCGGATAGCCGGAAATCTGGACGTTGTAGATGGCACCGGCGATGCAGCGCCACGGGGCGTTTACGTCGCCGCGGATGTGCACCTGAGGCACCTTGTCCGGTTCGCGCATCATCGCTTCGGGACCGCCCGCGCGCTTGACGATCGCGTCGAGCCGCTTGAACGCCTGGTCGCGGAGCTCTTCCGAGTTCACCGGCGTGATGTTGTTGAAATAGACGCGGCACTGGCCATAGCGCGAAGCGCCTTCGAAGCCGGGCTGACCCGCACTGCGACCACCGGAGTCGGTCGTGGTGACCGTCAGCAGCAGGTTCTCGACCTTGTCCTTCGATTCCTGCGAAACGACGATCGGGATCTTCAGCTTTTCGATGGTCTGGATCGCGACGGGAACCGCGATGAGGAAGATGATCAGCAGCACCAGCATCACGTCGACGAGCGGCGTGGTGTTGATGTCGGACATCGGGGTCTCTTGCCCGCCGCCTACTGAAACCGCCATAGTATCGTCCTATCCTTGCATTCTCGGTCCGGGAGAGGGCGACGGGCCCGCATGCAGCTGCCCGTCGCAATTCATTCCCGGCTGGCGGCGGAATTCACCGCCGCCGTTATCGCGCGCCGTTTGCGCTTAGGGCTTGGTCGGCGCAGCGGCCGGCTTCGCAGCCACCGGAGCAGGCTTGCCCGGAGCGGCGGTCAGGAACGCGGGCTTGACCGCACCGCCCGAGGCGATGTTGGCCAGAACGTCGGTCGAGAAGCCGGTGAGGGTTTCGCCGATCCGCTTGTTGCGCGACTGCAGGTAGTTGTAGGCGAGCACCGCGGGAACCGCGACGAGCAGGCCGAGCGCGGTCATGATCAGAGCTTCACCGACCGGACCCGCGACCTTGTCGATCGAGGCCGAACCGGCGATGCCGATGTTGATCAGCGCGCGATAGATGCCGACGACGGTACCGAACAGACCGATGAACGGCGAGGTCGCACCGACGGTGGCGAGGAAGGGGAGGCCCGCGGCGAGACGAGCGTTGATCGAGGCTTCCGAACGAGCCAGCGAACCGTGCAGCCAGTCGTGCGCTTCGGTCGAGTCCTTGAGCTTCAGGGCGTCTTCTTCGGCCAGGAGGCCGTCATCGACGATCTGGCGCCAGGCGCTGTTCTTGTCGAGCTTGGAAGCGCCGTCCTTGAGTGTCGGGGCTTTCCAGAAGCTGGCGCGCAGGTCACGGCCCTGACGCATGATCTTCGACTGTTCGACCCACTTGGTGAACAGGATGTAGAACGAGCCGAACGACATGATGCCGAGAATGGTCACCGTCGCATAGGCGATGAAACCGCCCTGCTGAAGCGCTTCGGCAAAGCCGAACTTGTTCTGCGGCGCGGCCTGGGCGGCCGGAGCAAGAAGGTCAATGAGTTGCATGCGGTTAGTCCTCTCAAGAATGGAAACAATCGGCCGGCAGCGCGCGGCATGCCGGCACAGTCAGGAAATCAGTCTTTCGGGATGACCCACCGGACCCGGTTCGAATAGGATCCAGAGGTCGGGTTGCCTTCACCATCGGTCGCCGGAGTGAAGCGGGCACGGCGGCGAACGTTGTCGCAGGTCGCCGCATCGAGATCGGCATGGCCGCTCGACGAGGTGATCGAACAATCGGTCACCCGGCCATCGGGACCCACCGTGACGCGGAAGCTGGTAGTGCCTTCGCGTTCTTCACGCAGCGCGCGCGACGGATAGTCGTTCGTCGTTGCCCAGTTCCCGGGATTGCCCTTCGGCTGAGCGCCCTTGGGCGTGAAGCGCGGCGGCGGCGGTGCGGCAGGAGCCGGCGGCAGCACGACCATCGGCGGCGGTGCGGGCGGCGGCTCGGACACGGTGGTCACCATCGGCGGCGGAGCAAGGTTCACCTTCGGCGGAGGCGCCACGATGGGCGGCGGAGGCAAATCCTTCTTCGGCGGCGGTGGTGGCGGTTCTTCCTTTTTGACTTCTTCCTTGATGTCGACCGTCGTCACCTTCTGGATGACCTTCTTGGCCGCTTCGTAGGCCAGACCCGTAACGAGCGCATAACCAACCAGGACGTGAATAAGGGCAACGATGATCAACGCGGTAACGCGATTACCGCTCATCTTTTGGTCAGCGTAAGCCATTCCGACGCATCACTCCATAACAATGCCCCGGGGGAAGCCCGAGGCGAACATGGGGCAAGCTTGAGGCCCGCTCCCATGCGAGTTTCTTAAAATTACAACCCGACGGACGTCCACTTCCCCCTCTCGGGGCATCGGCGCCCGAACAGGCGAAGGCAGGGCCTTTTTTTGTTTTAGCCCGGATTTCAGGCCCGCTTTAGCTCCGTTGCCAAACCCGTGCAACGCCTTATGCGCACGTCCAGAAGTTAACATCAGATTCAGACCCGTTAAAGCTGACTGTCGAAGTGGGGAGCCCTATGGCGGCCCCTAGAGCCCTCGAAAATACGACAAATTGCGGAGTTCCATCGTGATCCACCCGACCAAGCGCTTCGTTCGAATGCCCGGCACCATGATGGTGGCGGTGATTCTCCTGAATTTGTCAACTCCCACTTTATCGGCGGAGGTGTCCCCCGGTGCGACCTACGCCGACCTTGCAGATATGTCCGATTCGGCGCGATTGGTTCTGCGGGCTCAGGTCCGCAAGATGGCTCCGGTCGAGCCGGCGCGCGCACGGGGCGTTCGGGCGGGTTGGACGCGCTATTATATAGAGGCGCGGACCGAGGCGCTGATCCGAGGCGACGCGCCGCTCGGCCAGTCGCTGCGCTACCTCGTCGACATGCCGCCGGACGAGCGCGGCAAGGCGCCGAAGCTCAAGAAGAGATCAGTGCTGCTCTTCGCGACCAGCGCCAAGGGTCCTGCCGGCGATCTGCAACTCGTCGCCCCGGACGCGCAGGTTCTGTGGGATGCCGACGCGGAGGCGCGGACGCGTGCGATCCTCGCCGCGCTCGTCGCGCCCGACGCACCGCGCAAAGTGACCGGCGTGCGCGAGGCGATCTATGTGCCCGGCAATCTCGCCGGCGAAGGCGAAACGCAGTTCTTCCTCGATACCGCCGACCATTCGGCCGCCTCGATCACGGTCCGCCACCAGGCCGGCGCTCCGACGACCTGGGGCGTCTCCTTCTCGGAAGTCGCCGCACCGGCGGACAGCGCGCCCGCGCGCGATACGCTGACCTGGTACCGGCTCGCCTGTTTCCTGCCCAACAGCCTGCCGCGCGGGGTCAACCTGTCCGAAGACGCCTCCAGCCGCGGCCAGGCCGAAGCCGACTACCGCATGGTGCTGGGCGAGCTCGGCCCGTGCCAGCGGAACCGGGCTGCCTCCTAGCACTGCCTCTGGCGTTTTGGCCGGCTCTCGCCTAGGGCGCGCACCCGAAAGGGGGCATCATGGCCGCACCGCTTAGAATCGCACTGGCAGGACTCGGAACCGTCGGCGGAGGCGTCATCCGACTGATCGAGACCAACGGTCCGCTGATCGAGCGCCGTGCGGGCCGGCCGCTCGTCATCACCGCCGTCAGCGCGCGCGATCGCAACAAGGATCGCGGCGTCGACATCTCCCGCTACGGCTGGGAAGACGACATGACCGCCATGGCCGCGCGCGACGACGTCGACGCAGTGGTCGAGCTGGTCGGCGGCGCCGACGGCCCGGCGCTGACCCTGGCGCGCAATGCCATCGCCCATGGCAAGTCGCTCGTCACCGCCAACAAGGCGATGATCGCGCACCACGGGCTCGAACTGGCCGAGCTGACCGAGAAGGCGCGCGTCGCGCTGAAATTCGAAGCCGCGGTGGCCGGCGGCGTGCCGGTAATCAAAGGCCTGCGCGAAGGCGCGGCGGCCAACAACATCGACCGCCTCTATGGCATCCTCAACGGCACCTGCAATTTTATCCTCTCGACGATGGAGGACACAGGCCGCGATTTCGCCGACGTGCTCGGCGAGGCGCAGGCCAAGGGCTATGCCGAAGCCGATCCCAGCTTCGACGTCGAAGGCACCGACGCCGCGCACAAGCTGGCGATCCTGTCGGCGATCGCTTTCGGCACCCGGATCGACTTCGCCTCGGTCGACACGGCAGGGATCACGCGCATCCAGGCGGCGGACATCGCCCAGGCCGATGCGCTGGGCTATGTCATCCGGCTGATCGGGCTGGCCGAAGTCGATAGCGAAGGCGGCCAGCGGCGTCTGTTCCAGCGCGTCCAGCCGCACCTCGTGCCCTTCGATCATCCGTTGGCCCATGTCGACGGCGCGACCAATGCGGTCGTCGCCGAGGGCAATTTCTCGGGCCGGCTGCTGTTTCAGGGCGCGGGTGCGGGCGACGGACCGACCGCGAGCGCAGTGGTTGCCGACCTGATCGACATCGCCCGCGGCGATCTCGGCGGCGAAGCGGGCGCGCCTTTCTCGATCCAGGTCTCGGAAATGGAGACGATGGCGCCGGCCCCTTCGGGCCACCGGCTAGGCCGCGCCTATATCCGCTTTATGGTTGCCGACCGGCCCGGCGTTCTGGCCGAGATCACGGCCGCGATGCGCGATGCCGGCGTCTCGATCGAAAGCCTGATCCAGAAAGGACGCGCGGAGGAAGGTGGCAACGTCCTGGTTGCAATGGTCACGCACGAGGGTCCCGAAGCGCGGGTCGCCGAGGCGCTGCGCCTGCTCGATGGATCCGATGCGCTGGCCGAAGCGCCATTGGTGATGCAGC
The window above is part of the Novosphingobium sp. G106 genome. Proteins encoded here:
- a CDS encoding ligase-associated DNA damage response DEXH box helicase, which encodes MSVQTALPPEIAAWFEGRGWRVRRHQSEMLEASDAGQHALLVADTGAGKTLAGFLPTLADFAPSRLADAPVPDGLHTLYVSPLKALAHDVQRNLMAPIEEIGLPIRVETRSGDTPSDRKARQRARPPHVLLTTPESLSLLLSYPEAGQLFSTLKRVVIDEVHAFATGKRGDLLALCLARLQTIAPDMRRAALSATVADPDEYRAWLAPWGEIDLVTQVEGEPGAEPEVSILLPLEERVPWSGHAAAWAIPQLYEQIKAHRTTLVFTNTRFLAEYLFQLLWDANEDKLPVGIHHGSLSKEARRKVEGAMARGELRALVCTASLDLGVDWGDIDLVVQMGAPKGSSRLLQRIGRANHRLDQPSKALLVPGNRFEFLEAMAAADAVHEGQRDGEDFRPGGLDVLAQHVMGCACAGPFREDELLAEIRSSLAYAWVDAERFARVLDFVATGGYALRAYDRFRRIVRDKDGVWRLTHPERAHRHRMNAGIIVDAEMLDVRFKNGKSLGRVEENFGASLKPGDTFRFAGMDLEVEAIRDLELIVRAAKKSATIPSYMGARMPLTTHMGERVRAMLADRAGWGRFPDDVREWLEVQDWRSHLPAPGRLLVESFPHQKLEYTTYYTFEGWNANQSLGMLITRRMEDRGLGPLGFVANDYALAVWGLKPVDDPAALLSPDILTHEFVDWVQQSYLLRRAFREVAVISGLVERQHPGKKKTGRQVTFSTDLIYDVLRKYEPDHLLIEAAWADARARMTDVARVADVLDRAAREVDHVRLERISPLSVPVLSMIGRESLPAGMADDMLLEEAEGLAAAAMRPDPVEEEREETG
- a CDS encoding biopolymer transporter ExbD, which codes for MTIASARPGSGQPMMEMNTTPLIDVMLVLLIMFIITIPVATNSTEFNVSAGAPVIDRPIDPVVNRLEVTAADQIMWNGRAVSETQLTTLLMQSRQRPVEPELQYQPDAQASYDLAARVTRDIKRSGVTKFGFVGNERFAEFGKPSE
- a CDS encoding biopolymer transporter ExbD produces the protein MAMSGGKDDGSPMMEMNTTPLIDVMLVLLIMFIITIPVATHSTDIDLPVPNNTPPPPNLIKPTINKLTLTREGLILWNGTPQTGSELVRDLKATLAMPVEPELQFQPDQDASYDLSAKVLNIIKGSKVTKFGFVGNEQFSEFDKAAGAK
- a CDS encoding biopolymer transporter ExbD, coding for MAVSVGGGQETPMSDINTTPLVDVMLVLLIIFLIAVPVAIQTIEKLKIPIVVSQESKDKVENLLLTVTTTDSGGRSAGQPGFEGASRYGQCRVYFNNITPVNSEELRDQAFKRLDAIVKRAGGPEAMMREPDKVPQVHIRGDVNAPWRCIAGAIYNVQISGYPTVGFISNPVDPKA
- a CDS encoding MotA/TolQ/ExbB proton channel family protein, with amino-acid sequence MQLIDLLAPAAQAAPQNKFGFAEALQQGGFIAYATVTILGIMSFGSFYILFTKWVEQSKIMRQGRDLRASFWKAPTLKDGASKLDKNSAWRQIVDDGLLAEEDALKLKDSTEAHDWLHGSLARSEASINARLAAGLPFLATVGATSPFIGLFGTVVGIYRALINIGIAGSASIDKVAGPVGEALIMTALGLLVAVPAVLAYNYLQSRNKRIGETLTGFSTDVLANIASGGAVKPAFLTAAPGKPAPVAAKPAAAPTKP
- a CDS encoding energy transducer TonB, with product MAYADQKMSGNRVTALIIVALIHVLVGYALVTGLAYEAAKKVIQKVTTVDIKEEVKKEEPPPPPPKKDLPPPPIVAPPPKVNLAPPPMVTTVSEPPPAPPPMVVLPPAPAAPPPPRFTPKGAQPKGNPGNWATTNDYPSRALREEREGTTSFRVTVGPDGRVTDCSITSSSGHADLDAATCDNVRRRARFTPATDGEGNPTSGSYSNRVRWVIPKD
- a CDS encoding homoserine dehydrogenase, with protein sequence MAAPLRIALAGLGTVGGGVIRLIETNGPLIERRAGRPLVITAVSARDRNKDRGVDISRYGWEDDMTAMAARDDVDAVVELVGGADGPALTLARNAIAHGKSLVTANKAMIAHHGLELAELTEKARVALKFEAAVAGGVPVIKGLREGAAANNIDRLYGILNGTCNFILSTMEDTGRDFADVLGEAQAKGYAEADPSFDVEGTDAAHKLAILSAIAFGTRIDFASVDTAGITRIQAADIAQADALGYVIRLIGLAEVDSEGGQRRLFQRVQPHLVPFDHPLAHVDGATNAVVAEGNFSGRLLFQGAGAGDGPTASAVVADLIDIARGDLGGEAGAPFSIQVSEMETMAPAPSGHRLGRAYIRFMVADRPGVLAEITAAMRDAGVSIESLIQKGRAEEGGNVLVAMVTHEGPEARVAEALRLLDGSDALAEAPLVMQLLGE